In the genome of Hymenobacter cellulosivorans, one region contains:
- a CDS encoding PepSY-associated TM helix domain-containing protein: MSRATLTRRLFALHSWLGLLTGGLLLVVSLSGVVLLFEPELDHALNPRLLQVTAPPGARSSLDRVLAEARRHFPHPAYLRLRRIPTVPTDAVEVSVDQPDHTWTLAYFDPYTGQYLGQRYAREHLFGWLLGVHYSLLAGKGGELTVALLGMALLLSVLTGAVVYRKHLLPVLLLRPKLSWKNWRAASSGLHRVVGVWALLFNLLMGASGLWMLRYTFLPATYAAAPEKPSVAQPLVAVSLDTLARRAARAVPGFKLQGLALPRTAADTVVKALGRLADRPLYGNFSQTVELSARTGQVLKAADVRQAGVGEQAELVALTLHFGQFGGVLSKLLWTVGGLSPALLSLTGFVLWQRRRRTPQRRLTRA; this comes from the coding sequence ATGTCGCGCGCCACGCTTACCCGCCGCTTATTTGCTCTGCACAGCTGGCTGGGCCTGCTGACGGGCGGGTTGCTGCTGGTGGTAAGCCTGAGCGGAGTAGTGCTGCTGTTTGAGCCCGAGCTGGACCACGCCCTCAACCCACGCCTGCTACAGGTAACCGCGCCGCCCGGCGCCCGGTCTTCCCTGGACCGGGTGCTGGCCGAGGCGCGCCGGCACTTCCCGCACCCTGCCTACCTGCGCCTGCGCCGTATTCCCACAGTGCCGACCGACGCGGTGGAAGTCAGTGTGGACCAGCCCGACCACACCTGGACGCTGGCTTACTTTGACCCGTACACGGGACAGTATCTGGGCCAGCGCTACGCCCGGGAACATCTTTTCGGCTGGCTACTGGGAGTGCACTATAGTTTGCTGGCGGGCAAGGGCGGCGAACTGACGGTGGCCCTGCTGGGCATGGCCTTGCTGCTGAGTGTGCTCACCGGAGCCGTCGTGTACCGCAAACACCTGCTGCCGGTACTGCTGTTGCGGCCCAAGCTCAGCTGGAAAAACTGGCGCGCGGCCTCCTCCGGCCTGCACCGGGTGGTGGGCGTGTGGGCTTTGCTGTTCAACCTCTTGATGGGAGCTAGTGGCCTATGGATGCTGCGCTATACTTTCCTGCCCGCGACGTACGCAGCGGCCCCGGAAAAGCCCTCGGTTGCCCAGCCCCTGGTAGCCGTATCCCTCGACACCCTAGCCCGCCGGGCGGCTCGGGCCGTGCCCGGCTTCAAACTGCAGGGCCTTGCTCTGCCCCGTACCGCCGCCGATACGGTGGTCAAGGCCTTAGGCCGGTTGGCCGACCGGCCCCTCTACGGCAACTTCAGTCAGACTGTGGAACTCTCGGCCCGTACCGGCCAGGTTCTGAAAGCGGCCGACGTGCGGCAGGCCGGGGTGGGCGAACAGGCGGAACTAGTGGCGCTGACGCTGCATTTCGGGCAGTTTGGCGGCGTACTGAGTAAACTTCTGTGGACCGTCGGCGGCCTGTCCCCAGCCCTGCTTAGCCTAACGGGCTTTGTGCTGTGGCAGCGCCGACGCCGCACGCCCCAGCGCCGCCTAACGCGCGCCTGA
- a CDS encoding SDR family NAD(P)-dependent oxidoreductase yields MKRQSRNNWLAAAGAGVLMAAATLFVNRRGSYDLNGRVVLITGGSRGLGLVLARQAVVEGARVAICARDADELERARQDLRACGASEDDVLTLAHDITNETEVRAMVAEVEGRFGPIDVLINNAGIILGGPLENMEVRDYEECMNLHFWAPLHAMYAVLPSMRRRGAGRIVNISSLGGKVALPHLMPYSASKFALVGLSEGFRAELKQYDISVTTVCPGLMRTGSPGHAMVKGQQQKEYAWFSVADSLPGITMSADQAARQIWNACRRGDSEVILSLPAKLLAAFHGLLPGTTTDILSWLNRALPATGESPVANVRRTGYESESAISRSPLTILTRKAAEENNE; encoded by the coding sequence ATGAAGCGACAATCCCGAAATAACTGGCTGGCTGCCGCGGGCGCCGGCGTTTTGATGGCCGCCGCCACGCTGTTCGTCAACCGCCGCGGCTCCTACGACCTCAACGGCCGTGTAGTGCTCATCACCGGCGGCTCCCGCGGCCTGGGTCTGGTGCTGGCCCGGCAGGCCGTAGTGGAAGGTGCCCGGGTGGCCATCTGCGCCCGCGACGCCGACGAACTGGAGCGCGCCCGCCAGGATTTGCGGGCCTGCGGTGCGTCCGAAGACGACGTGCTGACGTTGGCTCACGACATCACCAACGAAACGGAAGTGCGGGCCATGGTGGCCGAAGTAGAAGGACGCTTCGGCCCCATCGACGTGCTCATCAACAACGCCGGTATTATCCTTGGCGGCCCACTCGAAAATATGGAGGTGCGCGACTATGAGGAGTGCATGAACCTGCATTTCTGGGCCCCGCTGCACGCCATGTACGCCGTGCTGCCCAGTATGCGCCGCCGCGGCGCGGGCCGCATCGTCAATATTTCCTCCTTGGGCGGCAAGGTGGCCTTGCCCCACCTGATGCCCTACAGCGCCAGCAAGTTTGCCCTCGTAGGCCTCTCAGAAGGCTTTCGGGCCGAACTGAAGCAGTACGACATCAGCGTCACCACGGTGTGCCCGGGCCTGATGCGCACCGGCAGCCCCGGCCACGCTATGGTCAAGGGGCAGCAGCAGAAAGAATACGCCTGGTTTAGCGTGGCCGATTCTCTGCCCGGCATCACCATGAGTGCCGACCAGGCCGCCCGTCAAATCTGGAATGCCTGCCGCCGCGGTGACAGCGAAGTTATTCTTTCTCTACCGGCCAAGCTGCTGGCCGCCTTCCACGGGCTGCTGCCCGGCACCACCACCGATATTCTGAGCTGGCTCAACCGCGCCCTGCCCGCTACCGGCGAAAGTCCCGTCGCCAACGTGCGCCGCACCGGCTACGAAAGTGAGTCGGCCATCAGCCGTTCCCCCCTGACGATTCTCACCCGCAAGGCAGCTGAGGAGAACAACGAGTAA
- a CDS encoding HAD family hydrolase — translation MQLQLDSLIFDLDGTLWDATATVTEGFRRAQQQVDYVHTELTLEAVRAVTGQPYPVVYERLFPYLSKEQREEFRLICAVEELRSAQERGGVPYPELRETLEYLRRKYRLFIVSNCQTGYIEAFLEHTQTSEFFEGHQCFGTKNLPKADNIREIVEQFGLQKPAYVGDTEGDHSACRANGLPFIFAAYGFGTAPDYEARLNAFSDLRQLL, via the coding sequence ATGCAGCTTCAACTAGACAGCCTGATTTTTGATCTGGACGGCACCCTCTGGGACGCCACCGCCACCGTAACCGAGGGTTTCCGCCGGGCCCAGCAGCAAGTCGACTACGTGCATACCGAGCTGACGCTGGAGGCCGTGCGGGCCGTGACTGGGCAGCCGTATCCGGTAGTGTACGAGCGGCTGTTTCCCTATCTGAGCAAGGAGCAGCGGGAGGAATTCCGCTTGATTTGTGCTGTCGAGGAGCTGCGTAGCGCCCAAGAGCGGGGCGGCGTGCCGTATCCGGAGCTGCGCGAAACGCTGGAGTACCTGCGCCGGAAGTACCGGCTCTTCATCGTCAGCAACTGCCAGACGGGCTACATTGAGGCCTTTCTGGAGCACACCCAGACCAGCGAGTTCTTCGAAGGCCACCAGTGCTTTGGGACCAAAAACCTGCCCAAGGCCGACAACATCCGCGAAATCGTGGAGCAGTTTGGTTTGCAGAAGCCTGCCTACGTGGGCGACACCGAAGGCGACCATAGCGCCTGCCGGGCCAACGGCCTGCCGTTCATTTTTGCCGCCTACGGCTTCGGCACGGCCCCCGACTACGAGGCCCGGCTTAATGCTTTCAGTGACCTGAGGCAGCTGCTGTAG
- a CDS encoding DUF4262 domain-containing protein encodes MKNTTRAELAANIKKHRWLVFSVVGDTQPLYSYTVGLFETFGHPEVVLSGLDIDLAQDLLNDIGNTVAQGLVREPDGLYDDVLDNYPCLFKAVPVTAYEQYFGRALVFYGDSTFPVLQCLWPDAQSRFPGDEDYNPFNQEALFK; translated from the coding sequence ATGAAGAATACGACCCGGGCGGAATTAGCCGCCAACATCAAAAAGCATCGGTGGTTGGTGTTCAGCGTTGTGGGAGACACCCAGCCGTTATATTCCTACACAGTAGGCTTGTTCGAAACATTCGGGCATCCGGAGGTGGTGCTCTCCGGGTTGGACATTGATCTGGCGCAAGACCTGCTTAATGACATTGGCAACACCGTGGCCCAGGGCTTGGTGCGGGAACCCGATGGCCTGTACGATGACGTGCTCGACAACTACCCGTGCTTGTTTAAGGCGGTGCCAGTCACGGCCTACGAACAGTACTTTGGCAGGGCTTTAGTTTTTTACGGGGACTCTACTTTCCCCGTCCTACAATGCCTATGGCCCGACGCCCAAAGTCGGTTTCCAGGAGATGAGGACTATAACCCTTTCAATCAGGAAGCCTTATTCAAGTAG
- a CDS encoding sulfite exporter TauE/SafE family protein: MDFLDATLALLCAFAFLAGFIDSIVGGGGLIQLPAMLLLLQGVPVPTILGTGKVSSIAGTAAALRRYMGQVPIRWRAVGAAAVTAGIFSFLGARLVSLLPSELLRPLVLGLLVVIAIYTFWRKDFGAIHAPRLPERKEPLYGVAIGLVIGFYDGFFGPGTGSFLLFAFVGLFGYDFLSASASSKMVNVATNLTSLAYFAYTGHIIWHIALPMAACNMLGSTLGARMALKQGVGFVRVLFLVVVCGIILKLGWETFKAA; the protein is encoded by the coding sequence ATGGACTTTCTCGACGCGACGCTGGCGCTACTCTGCGCCTTTGCTTTTCTGGCCGGTTTTATCGACTCTATCGTGGGCGGCGGCGGCCTGATTCAGCTGCCGGCCATGCTGCTGCTCTTGCAGGGCGTACCGGTGCCTACCATTCTGGGCACGGGCAAAGTGTCGTCTATTGCGGGCACGGCGGCAGCCCTGCGGCGCTACATGGGTCAGGTGCCCATCCGCTGGCGGGCCGTGGGCGCGGCCGCCGTTACGGCCGGCATTTTCTCTTTTTTGGGGGCCCGGCTGGTGAGTTTGCTGCCCAGTGAGCTGCTGCGCCCCCTGGTGCTGGGCCTGCTGGTCGTTATTGCCATCTACACCTTCTGGCGCAAGGATTTCGGCGCCATTCATGCCCCACGTCTGCCCGAGCGCAAGGAGCCGCTCTACGGTGTGGCCATTGGCCTGGTCATCGGCTTCTACGACGGGTTTTTCGGACCCGGCACCGGCAGCTTTCTGCTCTTTGCCTTCGTGGGCTTGTTCGGCTATGACTTCCTGAGTGCCTCGGCCTCCTCGAAAATGGTCAACGTAGCTACCAACCTGACCAGCCTGGCCTATTTTGCCTACACCGGCCACATCATCTGGCACATTGCTCTGCCCATGGCTGCCTGCAACATGCTGGGCTCCACGCTCGGGGCCCGCATGGCGCTCAAGCAGGGCGTAGGCTTCGTGCGGGTGCTGTTCCTGGTCGTCGTCTGCGGCATCATCCTCAAGCTAGGCTGGGAAACCTTCAAGGCTGCTTAG
- a CDS encoding MDR family MFS transporter, which yields MTENLTQRSKMLTLAGVLLALFLSSLDQTIVSTALPRIVADLHGFDRFAWVATAYLVASTALVPVYGKLADMYSRRNIEVTAILIFLTGSALCGLAGEFGTLPLLGDGMSQLIIFRALQGLGGAGLLAMAFIIIADLFSPAERGKYQGFVGATFGTASVLGPFLGGLLTDHGSGLIPGIAGWRLVFYVNLPLGLLALWFILSRMPRLKPRGEKKPLDYLSALLLIMSLVPLVLGLQLNKAVYGWTSPLTLGLLGGAALAMLLFVFRSLHSPNPILDFTLFRNPVFRSANIALFLLGGAFLSIVIFEPLFMVNVVGVSATQAGVSLIPLSMGVVSGSMLAGQMVARFGHYKRWMLGGGLILITGQALLATMPATASYQQVLLYVLICGVGLGPSMPLYTLAIQNAIEPGFTGQATSACQFFRQIGGAMAAALLGTVLTLSLAQTLPATAAPALASTVAAHAESRTAVAPAAPPTPEVRAAFAHGISRVYFCTLCLVLCGWVATFFIPELPLRTSNAACKPAAPPVLVGAK from the coding sequence ATGACCGAAAATCTAACCCAGCGCAGCAAGATGCTCACGCTGGCTGGGGTGCTGCTCGCCCTGTTCCTGAGCTCCCTCGACCAAACCATCGTTTCGACGGCCCTGCCCCGCATTGTGGCCGACTTGCACGGCTTCGACCGGTTTGCCTGGGTAGCTACGGCTTACCTGGTGGCCAGCACAGCCCTGGTGCCGGTGTATGGCAAGCTGGCCGACATGTACTCGCGCCGCAACATTGAGGTCACCGCCATCCTGATTTTTTTGACCGGCTCGGCTCTGTGCGGCTTAGCCGGCGAGTTTGGCACGCTGCCCCTGCTCGGCGACGGAATGAGTCAACTCATCATCTTCCGGGCTCTGCAGGGCCTGGGCGGGGCCGGGCTGCTGGCTATGGCCTTTATCATCATTGCCGATTTGTTTTCACCGGCCGAGCGGGGCAAGTACCAGGGCTTCGTGGGCGCCACGTTTGGCACGGCTTCGGTACTGGGCCCGTTTCTGGGCGGCCTGCTCACCGACCACGGCTCGGGCCTGATTCCGGGCATTGCGGGCTGGCGGCTGGTGTTTTACGTCAACCTTCCGCTGGGCTTGCTGGCGCTGTGGTTTATCCTTTCGCGCATGCCCCGCCTCAAGCCCCGGGGCGAGAAAAAGCCGCTGGATTACCTCTCGGCCCTGCTACTGATTATGAGCCTGGTGCCGCTGGTGCTGGGCTTGCAACTCAACAAGGCCGTGTACGGCTGGACCTCCCCGCTCACACTGGGCTTGCTGGGCGGCGCGGCCCTGGCCATGCTGCTGTTCGTGTTCCGGTCGTTGCACTCACCCAACCCGATTCTGGACTTCACGCTGTTTCGCAACCCGGTTTTTCGCTCCGCCAACATTGCCCTGTTTCTGCTCGGTGGGGCCTTTCTGAGCATCGTCATCTTCGAACCCCTGTTCATGGTCAACGTGGTGGGCGTGTCGGCTACCCAGGCCGGGGTGAGTCTGATTCCGCTGTCGATGGGCGTGGTGAGCGGCTCGATGCTGGCGGGCCAGATGGTGGCGCGCTTCGGCCACTACAAGCGCTGGATGCTGGGCGGTGGCCTGATTTTGATTACTGGGCAGGCCTTGCTGGCAACCATGCCGGCCACGGCTTCCTACCAGCAGGTGCTGCTCTACGTGCTGATTTGCGGCGTCGGCTTGGGCCCCAGCATGCCGCTCTATACGCTGGCTATTCAGAACGCCATTGAGCCCGGCTTTACCGGCCAGGCCACTTCAGCCTGCCAGTTTTTCCGGCAGATTGGCGGAGCCATGGCCGCGGCCCTGCTCGGCACGGTGTTAACCTTGAGTTTGGCCCAGACCCTGCCCGCCACAGCAGCGCCGGCCCTGGCTTCCACTGTAGCGGCTCACGCTGAAAGTCGGACAGCGGTGGCCCCAGCGGCACCGCCTACGCCGGAAGTTCGGGCGGCCTTTGCCCACGGTATTTCCCGGGTGTACTTCTGCACGCTCTGCCTGGTGCTCTGTGGGTGGGTGGCCACGTTCTTTATTCCGGAATTGCCGTTGCGCACCTCCAACGCCGCCTGCAAGCCTGCCGCTCCCCCGGTGCTGGTCGGGGCGAAATAA
- a CDS encoding LLM class flavin-dependent oxidoreductase, producing MNHQPLCLSILDQSPVRQGGTARQAILETVELAQLADRLGYTRYWVSEHHNTATLAGSTPEVLLAHLGGVTSRIRLGSGGVMLPHYSALKVAENFRMLETLFPGRIDLGIGRAPGSDRLTASVLNPANNFAENDFIEQLMDLSRYLTDADEVGSIQEKVKASPRAETVPEPWILSSSGQSGLFAAYLGMAFSFAHFINPNGGPQMVRMYQDRFKPSVHLQQPLANVAIFVLCADTEEKARQLHESLALQMLRLERGNLQPMGPYEEIKDYQYSAAEQERMVYHRQRIVSGTPTQLKAQLTELAQQYGVDEVVAVTITYDFADRLRSYELLAEAFALTPTPVSVAAV from the coding sequence ATGAACCACCAACCTCTTTGCCTTAGCATCCTGGACCAGTCGCCGGTGCGGCAGGGCGGCACGGCCCGGCAGGCCATCCTCGAAACCGTGGAGCTGGCCCAGCTGGCCGACCGCCTGGGCTACACCCGTTACTGGGTTTCGGAACACCATAACACAGCCACGCTGGCTGGCTCCACGCCCGAAGTGCTGCTGGCTCACCTTGGCGGCGTTACCAGCCGCATCCGCCTGGGCTCGGGCGGCGTGATGCTGCCCCACTACAGCGCCCTGAAGGTGGCCGAGAACTTTCGGATGCTCGAAACCCTCTTCCCCGGCCGTATCGACCTGGGCATAGGCCGGGCCCCGGGCTCCGACCGCCTCACCGCCTCGGTGCTGAACCCGGCAAATAACTTCGCCGAAAACGATTTTATCGAGCAGCTCATGGATTTGAGCCGCTACCTGACCGACGCCGATGAGGTCGGTTCGATTCAGGAAAAGGTGAAAGCCTCGCCCCGGGCCGAAACCGTGCCCGAGCCCTGGATTCTGAGCTCCAGCGGGCAGAGCGGGCTGTTTGCGGCCTACCTGGGCATGGCCTTTTCCTTCGCTCACTTCATTAACCCTAATGGCGGGCCGCAGATGGTGAGGATGTACCAGGATCGGTTTAAGCCCTCGGTCCACTTGCAGCAGCCTTTGGCCAACGTGGCTATTTTTGTACTCTGCGCTGACACTGAGGAGAAAGCCCGCCAACTGCATGAGTCCCTGGCCCTACAGATGCTCCGGCTGGAGCGCGGCAACCTACAGCCCATGGGGCCTTACGAAGAAATTAAAGATTACCAATATTCGGCGGCTGAACAAGAGCGAATGGTCTACCACCGGCAGCGCATTGTAAGTGGCACACCAACGCAGCTCAAAGCCCAGCTAACCGAGCTAGCTCAGCAGTACGGTGTTGATGAAGTAGTAGCCGTAACAATCACCTACGACTTTGCCGACCGCCTCCGCTCCTACGAGCTGCTAGCGGAGGCGTTTGCACTTACCCCGACTCCGGTGTCAGTGGCCGCTGTTTAG
- a CDS encoding ankyrin repeat domain-containing protein — protein MKKSFFLLILLVSLASAAVAQTASKELYTAVVKNKPADAEALLKAGADANASIELVPGFPTTFLITAAGHGDLELVKALVKYKAQVNKADAFKGTALMAAAGKGKKDIVEFLLTSGADAKAKDDDGKDALAHAKEGGNKEVIALIEQKLM, from the coding sequence ATGAAAAAGAGTTTTTTCCTGCTTATCCTGTTGGTAAGCCTGGCTTCGGCCGCCGTTGCCCAAACCGCCAGCAAAGAACTGTACACGGCTGTGGTCAAGAATAAACCGGCGGATGCCGAAGCCCTGCTCAAAGCCGGTGCCGACGCCAACGCCTCTATCGAGTTGGTGCCCGGCTTCCCAACTACATTCCTGATTACTGCTGCCGGCCACGGCGACCTGGAGCTGGTAAAGGCCCTGGTGAAGTACAAGGCGCAGGTAAACAAAGCCGACGCCTTTAAAGGCACCGCCCTGATGGCCGCCGCCGGTAAAGGCAAGAAGGACATTGTAGAGTTTCTGCTGACCAGCGGCGCCGATGCCAAAGCCAAGGACGACGACGGCAAAGACGCTTTGGCCCACGCCAAGGAAGGCGGCAATAAGGAAGTTATTGCCCTGATTGAACAGAAGTTGATGTAA
- a CDS encoding bile acid:sodium symporter family protein, with protein sequence MSSSNPTPAPVSAASAPSLLSRLGIDWFLGALLLAVGAAYLAPGIGSKSSPVPWSALTNGGVAIIFFFYGLRLSADKLKAGMRNWRLHLVTQSATFLLFPLLALAVRPLFTGPKGEALWASIFFLTTLPSTVSTSVVMVSIAQGNLPAAIFNASISSLLGILLTPVWVNMVLHTGAAQVGLGGMAASLGGQVVVPVVLGMALNSRFGTWAEAHKQQLRVFDQIIILVLVYTSFCESFAENLFRDYRATDILALAAGMVALFLLIFGLITAVSRLLHFSAEDRITAVFCGSKKSLVHGTVLAKVLFANTIALGTLLLPLMLYHALQIILASVIAQATGRRMKAQEQPAPVPAPVSR encoded by the coding sequence ATGTCTTCCAGCAACCCTACTCCCGCTCCTGTTTCGGCTGCTTCAGCGCCCAGCCTGCTTTCCCGCCTCGGCATCGACTGGTTTTTGGGCGCCCTGCTGCTGGCCGTGGGTGCGGCCTATTTGGCACCCGGCATCGGCAGCAAAAGCAGCCCCGTGCCGTGGTCGGCGCTGACGAACGGGGGCGTGGCCATTATTTTCTTTTTCTACGGCCTGCGGCTCAGCGCCGACAAGCTCAAGGCCGGCATGCGCAACTGGCGCCTGCACCTGGTCACGCAGAGTGCTACATTTCTGCTGTTTCCGCTGCTGGCCCTGGCCGTGCGGCCCTTGTTTACGGGTCCTAAAGGCGAGGCGCTGTGGGCCAGTATCTTTTTCCTGACCACGCTACCTTCCACCGTTTCCACCTCGGTAGTCATGGTGTCCATTGCCCAGGGCAACCTGCCGGCCGCCATTTTCAACGCCAGCATTTCCAGCTTACTGGGCATTCTGCTCACGCCAGTGTGGGTGAATATGGTGCTGCACACCGGCGCAGCGCAGGTGGGCCTGGGCGGTATGGCAGCCAGTCTGGGCGGGCAGGTAGTGGTACCGGTGGTGCTGGGCATGGCGCTCAACTCCCGCTTCGGGACCTGGGCTGAGGCACACAAGCAACAGCTGCGCGTCTTCGACCAGATTATCATTTTGGTGCTGGTGTACACTTCCTTTTGTGAGTCGTTTGCCGAAAACCTGTTCCGCGACTACCGCGCCACCGATATTCTGGCGCTGGCAGCCGGCATGGTGGCTCTATTCCTGCTGATTTTCGGCCTGATTACGGCCGTCAGCCGCCTGCTCCATTTTTCGGCCGAAGACCGGATTACGGCCGTGTTCTGCGGCTCCAAAAAGTCGTTGGTGCACGGCACGGTGCTGGCCAAGGTTCTGTTTGCCAATACCATTGCCCTGGGCACCCTGCTGCTCCCGCTGATGCTCTACCATGCCCTGCAAATCATCCTGGCCAGCGTTATAGCCCAGGCGACGGGGCGGCGCATGAAGGCTCAGGAGCAGCCCGCACCCGTTCCCGCCCCGGTTTCGCGCTAG
- a CDS encoding dienelactone hydrolase family protein: MSYPNAVTLTATDNTQFQAYTAFPSIEGPHPGIILLQEAFGVNGHIRSVADRLAQAGYVVIAPELFHRSAPAGLEIPYTDFPSAAPHFQAITPEGLTADVQAAYAWLRAQGGVTDKIGSIGFCLGGRVSFLTNMVVPLSAGVSYYGGGTHHLAGRAAELHAPHLFFWGGQDTHIPKEQIDTVTAALDAAGKPYINTVISYAEHGFHCDERPSYNADAAQEAWALTLAFFQEKLR; encoded by the coding sequence ATGAGCTACCCCAACGCTGTTACCCTCACCGCCACCGACAACACGCAGTTTCAGGCTTACACTGCCTTTCCCAGCATCGAAGGGCCCCATCCGGGCATCATTCTGCTCCAGGAAGCCTTTGGTGTCAACGGCCACATCCGCTCTGTGGCCGACCGCCTGGCCCAGGCTGGCTACGTCGTAATTGCCCCCGAGCTGTTTCACCGCAGCGCCCCGGCCGGCCTCGAAATTCCCTATACCGACTTTCCCAGCGCCGCGCCCCACTTCCAGGCCATTACGCCCGAAGGACTGACCGCCGACGTGCAAGCCGCTTACGCCTGGCTGCGGGCCCAAGGTGGCGTAACCGACAAAATAGGCAGCATCGGGTTCTGCCTTGGCGGCCGGGTGTCGTTTTTGACCAACATGGTGGTGCCGCTCTCGGCGGGGGTGTCGTACTACGGCGGGGGCACCCACCACTTGGCCGGCCGGGCCGCTGAGCTGCACGCGCCCCACCTGTTTTTCTGGGGTGGGCAGGATACTCACATTCCCAAAGAGCAGATTGATACGGTAACCGCCGCCCTCGACGCGGCCGGCAAGCCTTACATCAACACCGTCATTTCCTACGCTGAGCACGGCTTCCACTGCGATGAGCGGCCCAGCTACAACGCCGATGCCGCCCAGGAAGCCTGGGCCCTGACGCTGGCCTTCTTCCAGGAAAAGCTACGCTAG
- a CDS encoding AraC family transcriptional regulator, producing the protein MRRPASASIKTYQPETFLQRFAPGTPEPNILLTDKAEHFFIVRVEQMYRLFTQAIPPCRATAHTCIFLTSGTARMSIGPEAVVIGALEVLIVPAGQVYSFAPGDENTGFLCHFHPDLLLAPGSPAEGAATFDFLQFWGRPVIQLTADTAGFVENLLQRLLLEYTTNTLHYPDILRAYLLAVLHELNRAYQASAPQRPSAALLITNRFKQLLASPGAARQSVSGYAAQLHITPNHLTKAVRTVTGQSPAKWLEQTLVLEAKVLLVQSALPIGDVAAAVGLPDASYFSRLFRKHTGLSPLAFRKGIEKS; encoded by the coding sequence ATGCGCCGCCCTGCTTCTGCTTCTATCAAAACCTACCAGCCCGAAACCTTTCTGCAACGGTTTGCGCCGGGCACTCCGGAGCCAAATATTCTGCTGACGGATAAGGCCGAGCATTTTTTTATCGTGCGGGTCGAGCAGATGTACCGGCTGTTTACCCAGGCTATTCCGCCCTGCCGGGCTACGGCCCATACCTGCATCTTTCTTACTTCGGGCACGGCCCGCATGAGTATTGGCCCCGAAGCCGTGGTTATCGGGGCGCTGGAGGTACTGATAGTGCCCGCCGGGCAAGTATATTCGTTTGCGCCCGGCGACGAGAATACCGGCTTCCTGTGTCACTTTCACCCCGACCTGCTCCTGGCCCCGGGCAGCCCGGCGGAAGGTGCCGCCACCTTTGATTTCCTGCAGTTCTGGGGCCGCCCGGTTATTCAGTTGACGGCCGACACGGCCGGCTTCGTGGAAAATCTGCTGCAGCGCCTTCTCCTGGAATACACCACTAACACGCTGCACTATCCCGATATTCTGCGGGCTTACCTGCTGGCCGTACTCCACGAGCTGAACCGCGCTTACCAGGCCAGCGCCCCGCAGCGGCCCAGCGCCGCCCTGCTGATTACCAATCGTTTCAAGCAACTGCTGGCCAGTCCGGGCGCGGCGCGACAGTCGGTGAGTGGCTACGCGGCCCAGCTGCATATTACCCCCAACCACCTGACCAAAGCGGTGCGCACCGTGACGGGCCAGTCGCCGGCCAAGTGGCTGGAGCAGACCCTGGTGCTCGAAGCCAAGGTGCTGCTGGTGCAAAGCGCCTTGCCCATCGGCGACGTAGCGGCAGCTGTGGGCCTCCCCGACGCCTCCTACTTCAGCCGGCTCTTTCGCAAGCACACCGGCCTCTCGCCGCTGGCGTTCCGCAAAGGGATAGAAAAGTCCTGA
- a CDS encoding DUF3817 domain-containing protein has protein sequence MISLLKTPIGRLRLLGLLEGLSLLLLLGVAVPLKYAADDPSFVRALGPVHGLLFLLFVLNTLRVGVEYRWRFATTTWKVLLACIIPFGTFYVDRKILAPLQASPPQL, from the coding sequence ATGATTTCGCTTCTCAAAACGCCCATTGGCCGCCTGCGGCTGCTCGGCCTGCTCGAAGGCTTGTCGTTGCTGCTGCTGCTGGGCGTGGCCGTGCCGCTGAAGTACGCCGCCGACGACCCCAGCTTCGTGCGGGCCCTGGGGCCGGTGCACGGCTTGCTGTTTCTGCTCTTTGTGCTCAACACGCTGCGCGTGGGCGTCGAGTACCGCTGGCGCTTTGCCACGACCACCTGGAAAGTACTGCTGGCCTGCATTATCCCCTTTGGCACGTTCTACGTCGACCGGAAAATCTTGGCCCCGCTGCAAGCCTCACCCCCGCAGCTGTAG